One Fusobacterium nucleatum genomic window carries:
- the uvrB gene encoding excinuclease ABC subunit UvrB: MENNLFKIHSDYKPTGDQPTAIDSIVKNIENGVKDQVLLGVTGSGKTFTIANVIERVQRPALIIAPNKTLAAQLYSEYKKFFPENAVEYFVSYYDYYQPEAYIKTTDTYIEKDSSVNDEIDKLRNAATAALIHRRDVIIVASVSSIYGLGSPDTYRRMTIPIDKQTGISRKELMKRLIALRYDRNDVAFERGQFRIKGDVIDIYPSYMSNGYRLEYWGDDLEEISEINTLTGQKVKKNLERIVIYPATQYLTADDDKDRIIQEIKDDLKVEVKKFEDDKKLLEAQRLRQRTEYDLEMITEIGYCKGIENYSRYLSGKKPGETPDTLFEYFPKDFLLFIDESHITVPQVRGMYNGDRARKESLVENGFRLKAALDNRPLRFEEFREKSNQTVFISATPGDFEVEVSDNHIAEQLIRPTGIVDPEIEIRPTKNQVDDLLDEIRKRVAKRERVLVTTLTKKIAEELTEYYIELGVKVKYMHSDIDTLERIEIIRALRKGEIDVIIGINLLREGLDIPEVSLVAIMEADKEGFLRSRRSLVQTIGRAARNVEGRVILYADIMTDSMKEAITETERRRKIQKEYNAYNHIDPKSIIKEIAEDLINLDYGIEEKKFENDKKVFRNKTDIEKEITKLEKKIKKLVEELDFEQAIVLRDEMLKLKELLLEF, translated from the coding sequence ATGGAAAATAATTTATTTAAAATACATTCAGATTATAAGCCAACTGGAGATCAACCCACTGCAATAGATAGTATAGTAAAAAATATAGAAAATGGAGTTAAAGACCAAGTTTTATTGGGAGTAACAGGTTCCGGAAAAACATTTACAATAGCCAATGTTATTGAAAGAGTGCAAAGACCAGCTTTAATAATTGCACCAAATAAGACTTTAGCAGCACAACTTTACTCAGAATATAAAAAATTCTTCCCAGAGAATGCTGTTGAATACTTTGTTTCATATTATGATTACTATCAACCAGAAGCTTATATAAAGACAACAGATACATATATAGAGAAAGATTCATCAGTAAATGATGAAATTGATAAACTTCGTAATGCAGCAACAGCAGCTTTAATACATAGAAGAGATGTCATTATTGTTGCTTCTGTATCATCTATTTATGGATTAGGATCTCCAGACACATATAGAAGAATGACAATACCAATAGATAAGCAAACAGGAATTTCAAGAAAAGAATTAATGAAAAGATTGATTGCTTTAAGATATGATAGAAATGATGTAGCTTTTGAAAGAGGACAATTTAGAATAAAGGGAGATGTAATAGACATTTATCCATCATATATGAGTAATGGATATAGACTAGAATATTGGGGAGATGATTTAGAAGAAATCTCTGAAATAAATACTTTAACAGGGCAAAAAGTTAAAAAGAATTTAGAAAGAATAGTTATCTATCCTGCAACTCAATATCTAACAGCAGATGATGATAAAGATAGAATTATACAAGAAATTAAAGATGATTTAAAAGTTGAAGTAAAAAAGTTTGAAGATGACAAAAAACTTTTAGAAGCACAAAGGCTAAGACAAAGAACAGAATATGATTTAGAAATGATAACTGAAATAGGTTATTGTAAAGGTATAGAAAATTATTCAAGGTATTTATCTGGTAAAAAACCTGGAGAAACACCAGATACATTATTTGAATATTTTCCAAAAGATTTTTTGCTATTTATAGATGAATCACATATTACAGTACCACAAGTAAGAGGAATGTACAATGGAGATAGAGCAAGAAAGGAATCTTTAGTTGAAAATGGTTTTAGATTAAAAGCTGCCTTAGATAACAGACCTCTAAGATTTGAAGAATTTAGAGAAAAATCTAATCAAACAGTTTTTATTTCAGCAACACCAGGTGATTTTGAAGTAGAAGTTTCTGATAATCATATAGCAGAACAACTTATAAGACCAACAGGTATAGTTGACCCAGAAATTGAAATAAGACCTACTAAAAATCAAGTTGATGACTTATTGGATGAAATAAGAAAAAGAGTAGCTAAAAGAGAAAGAGTCTTAGTTACAACACTTACAAAAAAGATAGCAGAGGAATTGACAGAATATTATATTGAGCTAGGTGTAAAAGTAAAATATATGCACTCTGATATTGATACTTTGGAAAGAATTGAAATAATAAGAGCTTTAAGAAAAGGTGAAATTGATGTTATAATAGGAATTAACCTTTTAAGAGAAGGACTTGATATTCCAGAAGTTTCATTGGTAGCAATTATGGAAGCAGATAAGGAAGGTTTTTTAAGAAGTAGAAGATCTTTGGTTCAAACAATAGGTAGAGCTGCAAGAAATGTTGAAGGTAGAGTAATTTTATATGCAGATATTATGACAGATTCTATGAAAGAAGCTATAACCGAAACTGAAAGAAGAAGAAAAATTCAAAAGGAATATAATGCATATAATCATATAGACCCTAAGAGCATTATAAAAGAAATAGCAGAAGATTTAATAAATTTAGACTATGGTATTGAAGAAAAGAAATTTGAAAATGATAAAAAAGTTTTTAGAAATAAAACAGATATTGAAAAAGAAATAACTAAACTTGAAAAGAAAATTAAAAAGCTTGTTGAAGAACTAGATTTTGAACAAGCAATAGTTTTAAGAGATGAGATGTTAAAGTTAAAAGAATTGTTATTAGAGTTTTAG
- a CDS encoding gamma-glutamyl-gamma-aminobutyrate hydrolase family protein, which produces MKKPIIGISASMIYEEKDQLFLGDKYSCVAYSYIDAVYKSGGIPITLPILKDVSAIREQVKLLDGLILSGGRDVDPHFYGEEPMEKLEAIFPERDVHEMALIKAAIDLKKPIFAICRGMQILNVTYGGTLYQDISYASGEHIKHCQIGSPYQATHSIKIDKHSTLFRMADKLEIERVNSFHHQALKQVAKGLKVVATAPDGIIEAVERENEDGIFIIGVQFHPEMMFDKSTFARGIFKKFINICIESKPGEVILKEDIQQLENQEKDIDEKIKEIEDEEKKEFFKGDL; this is translated from the coding sequence ATGAAAAAACCAATTATTGGAATTTCAGCAAGTATGATATATGAAGAAAAAGATCAATTATTCTTAGGAGATAAATACTCTTGTGTTGCTTACTCTTATATTGATGCAGTGTATAAATCAGGAGGAATTCCTATTACTCTGCCAATTTTAAAAGATGTTTCTGCAATAAGAGAACAAGTAAAATTACTAGATGGATTAATTTTATCAGGTGGGCGTGATGTTGATCCTCATTTCTATGGAGAAGAACCAATGGAAAAGTTGGAAGCTATCTTCCCTGAAAGAGATGTACATGAAATGGCTTTAATTAAGGCTGCTATTGATTTAAAAAAGCCTATATTTGCAATCTGTCGTGGTATGCAAATACTTAATGTTACTTATGGTGGAACTCTATATCAAGATATTTCTTATGCTTCAGGGGAACATATTAAACATTGTCAAATAGGTTCACCTTATCAAGCAACTCATTCAATAAAGATTGATAAACACTCAACTTTATTTAGAATGGCAGATAAATTGGAAATTGAGAGAGTAAACTCTTTCCACCACCAAGCATTAAAACAAGTGGCAAAGGGACTTAAAGTTGTTGCAACAGCTCCAGATGGAATAATTGAGGCAGTTGAAAGAGAAAATGAAGATGGAATATTTATAATAGGGGTACAATTTCACCCTGAAATGATGTTTGATAAAAGCACTTTTGCAAGAGGAATATTTAAAAAATTTATCAACATTTGTATAGAAAGTAAACCCGGAGAAGTTATTCTAAAAGAAGATATTCAACAATTAGAAAATCAAGAAAAAGATATTGATGAAAAAATTAAGGAAATAGAAGATGAAGAAAAAAAGGAATTTTTTAAAGGGGATCTATAA
- a CDS encoding GntP family permease: MEQQILIGLLVGIICLIFMIIKTKIHTFLALIVATIIVGIVGGMEYPQIIGSITKGFGGTLGSIGIIIGFGVMMGQLFEVSGAAKKMALCFLKIFGKGKEELAMAITGFLVSIPIFCDSGFVILTPLIKAISKETKKSIVSLGLALASGLVITHSLVPPTPGPVGVAGIFGVSVSSIILYGIIISIPMVLACLAFAKYAGNKIWQIPTSDGKWTRNKNYVDNSKTSSVYDETNLPSAFLSFAPIIVPIILILLGTVTGAMKLEGKIVSIIQFIGTPVLAVGIGLLITIYGLTRNLDKQRVLEEVEIGIKSAGTIILITGAGGAFGMLIRDSGVGDVIAKSLIDTALPPILLPFIIATLIRFIQGSGTVAMITAASITAPIITKLNVNPVLAALAACVGSLFFSYFNDSFFWVVNRSIGITEGKEQLKLYSVASTIAWAVGIVILLILNIFIK; this comes from the coding sequence ATGGAACAACAAATTTTAATTGGTTTATTAGTTGGTATTATTTGTTTAATTTTTATGATTATAAAAACTAAAATTCATACATTTTTAGCTTTAATAGTTGCAACCATCATAGTTGGAATTGTTGGAGGAATGGAATATCCTCAAATTATTGGTAGTATCACAAAAGGTTTTGGTGGAACTTTAGGAAGCATTGGAATCATAATAGGTTTTGGAGTTATGATGGGACAACTTTTTGAAGTTTCTGGAGCTGCAAAAAAAATGGCTCTATGTTTCTTAAAAATTTTTGGAAAAGGTAAAGAAGAGCTAGCGATGGCTATAACAGGTTTTTTAGTTTCTATTCCTATATTTTGTGACTCAGGTTTTGTTATTTTAACTCCATTGATAAAAGCTATTTCTAAGGAAACTAAAAAATCAATTGTATCTTTAGGGCTAGCTCTTGCATCAGGATTAGTAATCACTCACTCTCTTGTCCCACCTACTCCTGGTCCAGTTGGAGTTGCTGGAATATTTGGTGTTAGTGTTTCAAGTATAATTTTATATGGAATTATAATTTCAATCCCAATGGTATTAGCTTGTTTGGCATTTGCAAAATATGCAGGAAATAAAATTTGGCAAATTCCTACTAGTGATGGAAAATGGACAAGAAACAAAAATTATGTAGATAATTCAAAAACTTCAAGTGTTTATGATGAAACTAATTTACCTTCTGCATTTCTATCTTTTGCTCCAATTATAGTTCCTATTATTTTAATTTTATTAGGAACTGTTACTGGTGCTATGAAACTTGAAGGAAAAATTGTTTCTATCATTCAATTTATAGGAACTCCTGTATTAGCAGTAGGAATTGGTTTACTTATTACTATTTATGGTTTAACAAGAAATTTAGATAAACAAAGAGTTTTAGAAGAAGTTGAAATTGGAATAAAATCAGCTGGAACAATTATTTTAATTACTGGTGCTGGTGGAGCTTTTGGAATGTTAATTAGAGATAGTGGTGTAGGAGATGTTATTGCTAAATCATTGATTGATACAGCATTACCACCTATTTTATTACCTTTTATAATTGCAACTTTAATTCGTTTTATACAAGGAAGTGGTACTGTTGCTATGATTACAGCAGCTTCTATAACTGCTCCAATCATTACTAAATTAAATGTTAATCCTGTTCTTGCTGCACTTGCAGCCTGTGTAGGTTCTCTTTTCTTCTCATATTTCAATGATAGTTTCTTCTGGGTTGTTAATCGTTCAATAGGAATTACAGAAGGAAAAGAACAATTAAAACTTTATTCTGTTGCAAGTACAATTGCTTGGGCAGTAGGAATTGTTATTTTACTAATACTTAATATATTTATTAAATAA
- a CDS encoding MFS transporter → MKKLTTKVQVLYALGVSYAIVDQIFAQWVLYFYLPSENSGLKPFMAPVLVSIALAVSRFVDMITDPLVGFLSDKYNSKYGRRIPFVAVGTIPLILVTIGFFYPPMSNGSASFYYLMLIGSLFFTFYTIVGAPYNALIPEIGRTPEERLNLSTWQSVFRLSYTAIAMIFPGVLIKMIGGDNALFGIRGMIIFLCVIAFIGLATTVFTVREKDYSTGEVSNVSFKDTIGIIIKNKNFILYLFGMMFFFIGFNNLRAIMNYYVGDIMGYGKKEFTTASAVLFGAAAICFYPTNKLSKKYGYRKIMLYCLAMLIVSTSMLFFLGKIFPVKFGFVLFAIIGMPLAGAAFIFPPAMLSEISTQISKESGARIEGISFGIQGFFMKTSFLISIVTLPIILVIGSDVDIITAITSGASKVEKNGIYLASLSSVFFFIISFIFYYKYSDSKKAK, encoded by the coding sequence ATGAAAAAATTAACAACAAAAGTTCAAGTGTTATATGCACTTGGAGTGAGCTATGCCATTGTGGATCAAATATTTGCACAATGGGTATTATATTTTTATTTACCATCAGAAAATTCTGGTTTAAAGCCATTTATGGCACCAGTTTTAGTTTCAATAGCCTTAGCAGTTTCAAGATTTGTGGATATGATAACAGATCCTTTGGTAGGTTTTTTATCTGATAAATATAATAGTAAATATGGAAGAAGAATACCTTTTGTTGCGGTGGGGACAATTCCATTAATACTAGTTACAATAGGATTTTTCTATCCACCAATGAGTAATGGAAGTGCAAGTTTTTACTATTTAATGTTGATAGGGTCACTATTCTTTACTTTTTATACTATAGTTGGAGCACCATATAATGCTTTGATTCCTGAAATTGGAAGAACCCCAGAAGAAAGATTGAATTTATCAACTTGGCAATCAGTTTTTAGATTATCTTATACTGCAATAGCGATGATATTTCCTGGAGTTTTAATTAAAATGATAGGTGGGGATAATGCACTTTTTGGTATAAGAGGAATGATAATATTTTTATGCGTTATAGCTTTTATAGGTCTTGCTACAACTGTATTTACAGTTAGAGAAAAAGATTATTCAACAGGAGAAGTTTCAAATGTAAGTTTTAAAGATACAATAGGAATTATAATAAAAAATAAGAATTTTATTCTATATCTTTTTGGAATGATGTTTTTCTTTATAGGTTTCAATAATTTAAGAGCTATTATGAACTACTATGTGGGAGATATTATGGGTTATGGAAAAAAAGAATTTACCACTGCTTCAGCAGTATTATTTGGAGCAGCAGCTATATGTTTCTATCCAACAAATAAGCTATCTAAAAAATATGGATATAGAAAGATAATGCTTTACTGCTTGGCAATGTTAATTGTTTCAACATCTATGTTATTTTTCTTAGGAAAAATATTCCCAGTTAAATTTGGTTTTGTACTATTTGCTATTATTGGTATGCCTCTTGCAGGAGCAGCTTTTATTTTCCCACCTGCAATGTTAAGTGAAATAAGTACACAGATAAGTAAGGAATCAGGAGCAAGAATAGAAGGAATTTCATTTGGAATACAAGGTTTCTTTATGAAAACTTCATTTTTAATCTCAATAGTAACTTTACCAATTATTTTAGTTATAGGAAGTGACGTTGATATAATCACAGCTATAACAAGTGGAGCTAGTAAGGTTGAAAAAAATGGAATTTATTTAGCTTCATTAAGTTCAGTATTCTTTTTTATAATTTCATTTATTTTTTATTATAAATACTCAGATAGTAAGAAAGCAAAATAA
- a CDS encoding ComEC/Rec2 family competence protein, with the protein MKKLFLLMILFIVLMLRFSLSVRVTEIFQKEVYRMNLSLEDGKIKVLKVNNKYPLKNIYGKLGYKENGKYEGYFLVKSIKEYENIYFVELEDIKSRKIEDNFLEKYLQTLFNRAEEDYSYGTKNINRAILLGDNTRIRKDLKDKIRYIGLSHVFATSGLHIGLVIAIFYFIFKKTIKNKRLIEILLLISITLYYLSVKESPSFTRAYIMTVVYLLGKLFYEKVDLGKTLFVSAAISILINPTAIFSVSFQLSYGAMIAIIYIFPYVRKINYKKFEILDYILFTITIQIFLIPITVYYFNSIQFLSVISNLILLPLASFYITINYIALFLENFYLSFLLKSVIEILYKILIYFIDFFAELPYLSVEHESKNLIYIYIVFLVIIVIYKNIKQRD; encoded by the coding sequence ATGAAAAAGTTATTCTTATTAATGATTTTATTTATTGTATTAATGCTTAGATTTTCATTATCAGTTAGAGTAACAGAAATTTTTCAAAAAGAAGTATACAGAATGAATTTAAGTCTTGAAGATGGAAAAATTAAGGTTTTAAAAGTCAATAATAAGTATCCTTTAAAAAATATATATGGAAAATTGGGATATAAAGAAAATGGAAAATATGAAGGATATTTTTTAGTAAAATCTATTAAAGAATATGAAAATATTTATTTTGTTGAGCTTGAAGATATTAAATCTAGAAAAATAGAAGATAATTTTTTAGAAAAGTATCTTCAAACTCTTTTTAATAGAGCAGAAGAAGATTATTCTTATGGAACTAAAAATATAAATAGGGCAATTTTATTAGGAGATAACACTAGAATAAGAAAAGATTTAAAAGATAAAATTAGATATATAGGTTTATCCCATGTTTTTGCTACGTCAGGACTACATATAGGATTGGTTATTGCTATTTTTTATTTTATCTTTAAGAAAACTATAAAAAATAAGAGATTGATTGAAATTTTACTTTTAATTTCAATCACCTTATATTATCTTTCAGTTAAAGAAAGTCCTTCATTTACAAGGGCATATATAATGACAGTAGTTTATTTACTAGGAAAATTATTTTATGAAAAAGTTGATTTAGGAAAGACATTATTTGTCAGTGCAGCAATATCAATTCTTATAAATCCAACAGCTATTTTTTCTGTATCTTTTCAACTTTCTTATGGAGCTATGATAGCAATAATATATATTTTTCCTTATGTGAGAAAAATAAATTACAAAAAATTTGAAATTTTAGATTATATTCTATTTACAATAACTATTCAAATATTCTTAATACCTATAACAGTTTATTATTTTAATAGCATACAATTCTTATCAGTGATATCAAATTTAATACTTTTGCCATTAGCAAGTTTTTATATTACAATAAATTATATAGCATTATTTTTAGAAAATTTTTATTTATCATTCTTATTAAAATCAGTTATAGAGATTCTATATAAGATTTTAATTTATTTCATAGATTTCTTTGCAGAATTACCTTATTTATCAGTTGAGCATGAGAGTAAAAATTTGATATATATTTATATAGTTTTTTTAGTTATAATTGTAATATATAAAAATATAAAACAAAGAGATTAG
- a CDS encoding LytTR family DNA-binding domain-containing protein, which translates to MINCIIVEDELPAREELKYFLNEEKEIKLIAEFDNPLDTLNFLENNTADVIFLDINMPDMNGISLGKIITKMYPDMKIVFITAYKDYAVDAFEIKAFDYLLKPYSESRIKNLLKSLVNIKTELTSSIKNTNLKKITVNIDERLYVISLNDIDYIEASEKETLIFSNQKKYVSKIKISKWEEMLKGDNFYRCHRSFIVNLDKITEIEQWFNSSWIIKIKNYTTAIPVSRNNIKELKELFLV; encoded by the coding sequence ATGATTAATTGCATAATTGTTGAAGATGAATTACCTGCAAGAGAGGAATTAAAATATTTTCTAAATGAAGAAAAAGAAATTAAACTTATAGCTGAATTTGATAATCCTTTAGATACTTTAAATTTCTTAGAAAATAATACAGCTGATGTAATTTTTTTAGATATTAATATGCCTGATATGAATGGAATTAGTTTAGGAAAAATAATTACTAAAATGTATCCAGATATGAAAATAGTTTTTATAACTGCATATAAAGATTATGCTGTTGATGCCTTTGAGATAAAAGCTTTTGATTATCTTTTAAAACCTTATTCAGAAAGTAGAATTAAAAATCTTTTAAAATCTTTGGTAAATATCAAAACTGAACTTACATCTTCAATTAAAAATACTAATTTAAAGAAAATAACAGTCAATATTGATGAAAGACTTTATGTTATTTCTTTAAATGATATTGATTATATAGAAGCCTCTGAAAAAGAAACTTTAATATTTTCAAATCAGAAAAAATATGTAAGTAAAATTAAAATTTCTAAATGGGAAGAAATGTTAAAAGGAGATAATTTTTATAGATGTCATAGATCATTTATTGTCAACTTAGATAAGATAACTGAGATAGAACAATGGTTTAATTCATCTTGGATAATAAAAATTAAAAACTATACAACAGCTATACCTGTAAGCAGGAATAATATTAAAGAATTAAAAGAATTATTTTTAGTGTAA
- a CDS encoding Crp/Fnr family transcriptional regulator, whose amino-acid sequence MISKEDIKHLEKIFPFWLDINQNDRAKIILSSRILSLKKNSIFFNSHELDGLLFLKSGKLRFFLSSLDARELPLYYLNNMEVEFFENFNDKTISTILDIAFIVEKNSEILLIPYSVLNLFRNKYSIMEKFLHNLTREKFSKSLLSLQNILLVPLKDRLLDFLYSLNKTEIFLTHEEIAKNLGSSREVISRNLKVLEKENFLKINRKKIIILDRGEVL is encoded by the coding sequence GTGATAAGTAAGGAGGATATAAAACATCTTGAAAAAATTTTTCCCTTTTGGTTGGATATAAACCAAAATGATAGAGCTAAAATTATTCTTTCAAGTCGTATATTATCTTTAAAAAAAAATTCTATATTTTTTAATTCACATGAATTAGATGGTTTATTGTTTTTAAAATCTGGAAAACTTAGATTTTTCTTATCTTCTTTAGATGCAAGAGAACTGCCACTTTATTATTTAAACAATATGGAAGTAGAATTTTTTGAAAATTTTAATGATAAGACAATATCAACAATTTTAGATATAGCTTTTATTGTTGAAAAAAATAGTGAAATACTTTTAATTCCATATTCAGTATTGAATCTCTTTAGAAATAAATATAGTATAATGGAGAAATTTTTACATAACTTAACAAGAGAAAAATTTTCTAAATCTCTATTATCATTACAGAATATTTTACTTGTACCACTTAAAGATAGACTACTAGACTTTTTATATAGTTTAAATAAAACTGAGATATTTTTAACACATGAAGAAATAGCTAAGAATTTAGGTAGTTCAAGAGAAGTGATAAGTAGAAATTTGAAAGTTTTAGAGAAAGAAAATTTTTTAAAAATAAATAGAAAAAAAATTATTATATTAGACAGGGGTGAAGTATTATGA
- a CDS encoding carbon starvation protein A, with product MYSFIGSIIALVLGYVVYGKFVDGIFGSDDTKITPAKRLSDGVDYVEMGWARAFLIQFLNIAGTGPIFGAVAGALWGPAAFLWIVFGCIFGGAVHDFLLGMMSVRQDGASVSEIVGENLGLTAKQIMRVFSVVLLLLVGVVFIMSPAQILKDITGISYEVWLAVIIIYYLCATVLPVDQVIGKIYPIFGLSLLVMAVGIGGGLIINNANIPEIAFVNMHPEGKSIFPYLCISIACGAISGFHATQSPMMARCLRTEKDGRKVFYGAMIAEGIIALIWAAAAMSFFGGIPQLAEAGPAAVVVNKISVGILGKVGGALALLGVVACPITSGDTAFRSARLTIADSLKYKQGPIVNRFVVAIPLFVLGIALCFIPFNVVWRYFGWSNQTLATIALWAAVKYLANRGKNYWVALIPAMFMTVVVTSYILAAPEGFVRFFGDKDIKVIEHIAIVIGCVVSLGCTVGFFMTNKKSNLITE from the coding sequence ATGTATAGTTTTATAGGTTCTATCATAGCCTTAGTGTTAGGTTATGTAGTTTATGGGAAATTTGTAGATGGAATTTTTGGTTCAGATGATACAAAAATTACTCCTGCAAAGAGATTAAGTGATGGAGTTGACTATGTTGAAATGGGTTGGGCAAGAGCATTTCTTATTCAATTTCTTAATATAGCTGGTACAGGACCAATATTTGGAGCTGTTGCTGGAGCATTATGGGGACCTGCTGCATTTCTTTGGATAGTATTTGGATGTATCTTTGGTGGAGCAGTTCATGATTTCTTATTAGGGATGATGTCAGTAAGACAAGATGGAGCATCTGTTTCTGAAATAGTTGGAGAAAATTTAGGATTAACTGCAAAACAAATAATGAGAGTTTTCTCTGTTGTCCTTTTATTATTAGTTGGAGTTGTATTTATAATGAGTCCTGCTCAAATTTTAAAAGATATAACAGGAATAAGCTATGAAGTTTGGTTAGCTGTTATTATAATATATTATCTTTGCGCAACAGTTTTACCGGTTGACCAAGTTATTGGGAAAATTTATCCTATATTTGGATTATCACTTTTAGTAATGGCGGTTGGAATTGGTGGAGGATTAATAATAAATAATGCAAATATTCCTGAAATAGCATTTGTAAATATGCATCCAGAAGGAAAATCAATATTTCCTTATCTATGTATATCAATAGCTTGTGGGGCAATCAGTGGTTTCCATGCTACTCAATCTCCTATGATGGCTAGATGTTTAAGAACAGAAAAAGATGGAAGAAAAGTTTTCTATGGTGCAATGATAGCAGAAGGAATAATAGCTCTTATTTGGGCAGCAGCAGCAATGTCATTCTTTGGTGGAATTCCACAACTTGCTGAAGCAGGACCAGCTGCAGTTGTAGTTAATAAAATATCAGTTGGTATTTTAGGAAAAGTTGGAGGAGCATTAGCATTACTTGGAGTTGTTGCTTGTCCTATAACTTCAGGGGATACTGCATTTAGAAGTGCAAGACTTACTATTGCTGACTCTTTAAAATATAAACAAGGACCTATTGTAAATAGATTTGTTGTTGCAATTCCTTTATTTGTATTAGGTATTGCATTATGTTTCATACCATTTAATGTTGTTTGGAGATACTTTGGTTGGTCAAACCAAACTCTTGCTACAATAGCTTTATGGGCAGCAGTTAAATATTTAGCAAACAGAGGAAAAAATTATTGGGTAGCTTTAATACCTGCAATGTTTATGACTGTTGTTGTAACTTCTTACATACTTGCAGCACCAGAAGGATTTGTAAGATTCTTTGGAGATAAAGATATAAAAGTAATAGAACATATTGCAATTGTAATTGGTTGTGTTGTATCTTTAGGATGTACAGTTGGATTCTTTATGACAAATAAAAAATCTAATTTAATTACTGAATAA
- the pdxA gene encoding 4-hydroxythreonine-4-phosphate dehydrogenase PdxA — MRTKIAIPMGDPAGVGPEIVVKTAVSKEILDLCDLVVIGDKKVLEKATEICQVDLKIHTIKNVEEGKYEKGILNVIDLENVDMNTLEYGQVQGMCGKAAFEYIKKCVELAMEHKVDAIATTPINKESLKAGNINYIGHTEILGDLSNSRDPLTMFEVDNMRVFFLTRHMSLRRACDAITKERVLEYIERCTKALKQLGVSGKMAVAGLNPHSGEHGLFGDEEVKEITPAIEEAQKLGYDVVGPVGADSVFHQALQGRYVAVLSLYHDQGHIATKTYDFERTIAITLDMPFLRTSVDHGTAFDIAGKGIVSAVSMIEAVKLAAKYAPNFKNIK; from the coding sequence TGTGATTTAGTAGTGATTGGAGATAAAAAAGTTCTTGAAAAAGCCACAGAAATTTGTCAAGTTGACTTAAAAATTCACACTATAAAAAATGTTGAAGAAGGAAAATATGAGAAGGGTATTCTAAATGTAATTGATTTAGAAAATGTAGATATGAATACTTTAGAATACGGACAAGTACAAGGAATGTGTGGAAAAGCTGCCTTTGAATATATAAAAAAATGTGTTGAATTAGCAATGGAACATAAAGTTGATGCTATTGCAACAACTCCAATTAACAAAGAATCGTTAAAAGCTGGAAATATTAATTATATAGGACATACTGAAATATTAGGAGATTTATCGAATTCTAGAGACCCTCTAACAATGTTTGAAGTTGATAATATGAGAGTTTTCTTCTTAACTCGTCATATGTCATTAAGAAGAGCTTGTGATGCTATTACAAAAGAAAGAGTTTTGGAATATATAGAAAGATGTACAAAGGCTTTAAAACAATTAGGAGTAAGTGGAAAAATGGCAGTAGCTGGATTAAATCCACATTCTGGTGAACATGGACTTTTTGGAGATGAAGAAGTTAAAGAGATAACTCCTGCAATAGAAGAAGCTCAAAAATTAGGTTATGATGTAGTTGGACCTGTTGGAGCAGATTCAGTTTTCCATCAAGCTCTACAAGGAAGATATGTAGCAGTTCTATCTCTATACCATGATCAAGGACATATTGCTACAAAAACTTATGATTTTGAAAGAACTATTGCTATAACTTTAGATATGCCATTTTTAAGAACTTCTGTTGACCATGGAACTGCTTTTGATATAGCAGGGAAAGGAATTGTAAGTGCTGTTAGTATGATAGAGGCTGTGAAATTAGCTGCAAAATATGCACCAAACTTTAAAAATATAAAATAA